Below is a genomic region from Henckelia pumila isolate YLH828 chromosome 3, ASM3356847v2, whole genome shotgun sequence.
agcggagttgtgcccagttctggaggcatcgacatcaaagggctaacgacggacgaaggtatagattttgcttcctataaataattaggagtatgcaatagcttagttaaggcttttagagcactttaatgatagtagtatcatttggcagtgtagagcagactataggcgtggacctagagttggtagagcttgcactgtattgaggtacgaaagtactgttcgagatatcctgactgagtatgcatgtattatgtgactgcatgatttatatgccatgatattatgctgcattcatttgcatcttgctgtatctctttcgagatgtctgttagtagggttgtaccctatcctgttagtgaatggacttccatcgatttgggtccggcgtatccacggttatctcggtatgggagccacctcctgaagcgacggcacagcgtgctacataccagggcccggtctgtctctgttatctgatccttgacctcgagtctatagggagttcactttgcatgcatgtatactcatactctcgcactgagcgttttatgctcacgtatcgtactctgtattttctggacaccctattccatggggcaggtttgcgattggacgaggagggtggatccaagaggggctagtcagtggttggccagctggagcttcgcttaggttttattactgttgtttgggtctatacagctattcgatttggttgtatattattggataaattacagattcctttacttgggattgtataatgtttatggtttccgcagttttattctgatatctgttttatcaagttaaatgcatgcctaagttctgtttagtagatgatccgggtaagggtcactacaggaaCACTCAACAAGGCTAGCATAAATCTGGATCAATACATCAGAATTTGGAATTTCAttattcaaattaaatttttccaACTAACGTACTATACAACAGTAGACAAAACACCAACATACAGATATCAGCATCATAATTCGTTGTCATGAAGTAGttccaaacaaaaacaaaatctcCACAAAGTAAGTTATTTCTTCACGACTTACtaatatcaaaacataaattCCATGCTGAATTGGATCCATGATACCATGTTTCCCATAGCAAAAAAGTGGTTGAACTTATGGATTCAGGAGCCCCAAACTCAAGTTTAGCCTACTGTTGGCATCCAGTTTTAGGAACAATCCTAATTTCTTGGGATTATCAACCAACAACTCTGCAACACGCACTTTGTCACGCGATGTTAGCTCTGGAATGGATTGTAGTATATCCAAAACACGGTCCATAGCATTTTCCAGCCTAATATTTTCTTGTATCTTAGAATCTGCTGCAATTTCTGTGACGAGGTTTGACATTGCTTCCTTAGTGATATTTGCTATATTGTTTAGCGCAGAAACTatctcgtcatcgtcgtcattCATGGCTTTGCGTTTTCTTTGCTTCGACTTTGTCCCAGCAAGTGGATTAGTAGAGGGAGAGTGAGTCACGAAAACAGATTCAGCACCATCTTCAAATATAGGACGATAAACGTCCTCCATTCCAACTTCAACTTCATTTGTAAGTTGCTCGGTCATGTTTAATTCATGAGCAACAGCCGTGTAGGTTTCGACTTTGTCACCATTTGCTCTGTCATTTCCAAAGATCTCGCACCAGTCTTGGTAGTGTGGCCAACGCTTATACCGCATCAATCGGACAGTATTGTCCACCTAAACAATTGTGGTAAATTTCAGCAATCATATTTAATAGTATAACGTTTCCTATATCAAACCAAAAAACAATACCTTCAATAGTGCTTCCCATGCTTCGTTCGTTGCATCAATCATGTGTTCCGTATCATTCCAACCAATGCCACTCTTGGCTAGAATTGAGGCCAGACTACCATAATATTTCTTCCAGACGTGGATTTTGGAAACAATATGTGGCATTCCATGTATGTCGGTGGAGGGGAATGCATTCTTCATGGTAGCTTCCAGTAATGGTAAGTAGCCTGCGCAAAAGCCATTCTCACTCTTCCAGCCTTTCGTTACCACATCTTTTAAACCTAGGAGTAGGACCTCTTCCTCCGGTGCTGTCCAAGTATGCCACGTCTTATCTAATTTCTTGGCTTTGCAAGTAACACTCCCGGAAGTTGCTCCGTTGTccatcaattcaaacattctAGTGCTTTGGAACCTGTAACACAATATGTACATAAATTAGTAATAGTCGATAATACAATGTTTTAGcacaaatttatcaaatttacATAATAAATGGAAATGCTCTGGAGACTTAATAGATATTAAACATTAACATATAATAGTTTACAAAACAAAAAGACAACAAATAAAAGTGCAGTACAATATTTAAAAGCGACATTCATTCTACAATGATAATATAATGTATTAGGCAGTGAACATAGATGTAGAAAAATTTTCTCTCCACATGTCCCATTCGTCCGATGAATTGAAGTTCTCGATAAATTCATAGCCTGATTCTGGAAGCGGGCTTAGTGTCTCTTCTTCAAGATCCTCAACAAGATTGTCCGGCATTTGAGATCGGATAAAGTTGTGTAACAAAACTCAAGCCATTATTATTCGATTCTGAATTTTCAAGGGATAGAAAGATGGGCTTCGAAGGATAGCCCATCTTTTTTTAAGTAAACTGAAGGCTCTCTCAATAACATTCCTCGCTTTACTATGTCTCCAATTGAACAGCTCTTTATAATTCTGTGGGGCTGTGGTTCGATTTCCCCAAGCATCTCTATGATAAGGTACTCTTCTATACGGAGTCAAGAAACCAGGTATATTTGCATATCCATTGTCGCACAAGTAATATGAACCtagtcaataaaaataattatattattataaagtTGGAAAAAATTAGTGcctcaataataataatacaatttCAAGGTAATTATAGTGTGAAGTTAAAAACAACACAATACCTCTTTGAACTTTCAGACCATCTTCTCGAGTTAAGGCATCACGAAGCACTCTGGCATCGGCTGTTGATCCTTCCCATCCCGTGAGCGCAATATGAAG
It encodes:
- the LOC140888811 gene encoding uncharacterized protein, whose translation is MDRKSFAQLCYLLTHVGGVRDSKYVRVEEKVAMFLSILAHHKKNRIIGHDYVRSGQTISCYFHEVLGSVLKLHSMLLVKPVPVDKTCSDVTWKWFKRYELHIALTGWEGSTADARVLRDALTREDGLKVQRGSYYLCDNGYANIPGFLTPYRRVPYHRDAWGNRTTAPQNYKELFQSTRMFELMDNGATSGSVTCKAKKLDKTWHTWTAPEEEVLLLGLKDVVTKGWKSENGFCAGYLPLLEATMKNAFPSTDIHGMPHIVSKIHVWKKYYGSLASILAKSGIGWNDTEHMIDATNEAWEALLKVDNTVRLMRYKRWPHYQDWCEIFGNDRANGDKVETYTAVAHELNMTEQLTNEVEVGMEDVYRPIFEDGAESVFVTHSPSTNPLAGTKSKQRKRKAMNDDDDEIVSALNNIANITKEAMSNLVTEIAADSKIQENIRLENAMDRVLDILQSIPELTSRDKVRVAELLVDNPKKLGLFLKLDANSRLNLSLGLLNP